The sequence below is a genomic window from Coffea arabica cultivar ET-39 chromosome 8e, Coffea Arabica ET-39 HiFi, whole genome shotgun sequence.
TTTATAATTTTGACTAGTTTTCATAGTATGTAAATCATATATTTTTAAGGTTGAGTTTGATAAAGTGTGATTAGCACCAAAGTTCAAGTGTGATTAACCCTAAACTTGTCGTCTCATCATATTAAAGTTTGATGCCATGTATAATAGACACAATCATCTCTTGCAGTCCAGGGACAGACCATCCTGTCAACTGATTTCTCCTTAAGGATCCATTAAAATATAAGCGTAGCCATCAGTTTGTCTCTTGAGGGCCATTGGCATCATACTTTCCTCCTTCGCAACTATTCCAGGTGCTGGTCTGGCcataatttttcatatttatcgAGAGCTTGCACTGTAGAATACTGTTACTGCATGGACTTGATTGAAACAAAAGTAGCAGTCCCCTCCCTTCGGCACACCGCAAAATAATTAAAGTTGACTAATGGCCCGTTTGGGGTGCGGtgcatttataaaaaaaatctcttttAAATACTACTGAAAGTACTTTTAGGATgttttgtaattaatttttgataacttaagtAACGAAACTCTTGacaatttaaaaatatttttattaaaagcaTTTGTGTCAAAAATATTCTCTTATAAGCCACTTCAATTCCAATCGAGACCTAACTCTAACATGATACCCCAATATACCCACAAGTTATCATCTCACATcttaaatttttggataaaactttttgttttttgtggCTCGCATTGAGATCAAAGTAACAAAAGATCACGTGAACTGCTTGTCATCTTTTAAAAGTCTTGAGAATTGATGCAAACGTTTACCTTGAAGAGGAAGGAAATTACCAACAGGGGTTGGTCCGAGTGGTAAGCGGCTCGAATTCTCTTAAGCAGGTCTCGTGTTCGAGTTCTAGTGTACGCAGACACCTCTGTTGGGAGACTCACCCACCATAGCCAGGTGCGCGATGCGGGTCGGGTTCGGATTAGTCGGGGCAAAGTTTCAGATATCGGGCgggcaacaaaaaaaaaaaaagaagaggaaggaAATTAATCTTGGTACGTTTACCTTCAttagtttactattttttttggcaaaactgGGGAGATTTGAGATGTGtagataactaattaattaatgtaAAATGCGTCCAATATAAAAGTTGGAGTTGCAAAGTGACAATGCTTGGTATATAAAAATGTGATGTGTGACATGTTCAAGATAAAAGCTTAAAaggcaaaataaaaaatgatttctttttaaaaaaaaaaatccatttagGGTGCGAAATGCAATTAtaccttatttatttatttggtacATGGAATAACTTGCAATCAAGAATGAAGTTTGAAGAATATAACATTCCTTGGCCATATCGAAGCACAAGACAGCAATCAAAGGAAGGATTAGTTAAACGGAGCTGGGTTTGCCCCACAAGCTCCCCGCCAACCGGACTCTAAATGCCGATCTCCACGGAACCAGTTAGTTCCGTTCCGTCAGCATGTACATGATTTTTCAGGGAAAACCGACCATTATTGCCCCAACAGTTACACTAGCTAGCTAGGTCAATCAAGCTGTCATTTCCGTCCTTTTTCCATTTCTGTGAAAGTAATGCCTTATCTTGATTTAACCCCATTAATCATCCTCCTTTTGGCTATTAAAGGAGTTAATGGTGTTGATGGCTGATACCCGATAATAGCACCTGCTGTGATTGATGATGGATAGTTGAATCGTGGAGAACAATAGACCCCGAGATCGAATAACCCTTATCCAAGTGTTATTATATGACCTTGAATCTCAAAAGTTAGGCTTTATTTATGATGTTCTAAGTTTGATTAATTAGTTCCGGCCTTGAAATGAAATCAGGAGCCCACAAATCTCAGCCACCATGGCCAAAAATCTTGCTTTCTTGTATACCACTGCTTCTATttgcttgcttgtttgttttgtttttggtggAAGTTTACCAATTATTTCTGAGACGGGGAATTTCaataatatatacatgggttgtCTGTGCGGAAAATGAGCCAGCTACTTCGGATGATGTTTTCATCAGCTGGGTACGCTAAATCCATACCACAACGTACTTTGAAATCATGATTATTCCTTCTTGAAAAGGATATTCACCTGCCTGATCTTGACATTTTACCAATTTCCACGTCGAAGTAGaatgatgaaattttattttatttttaatgttCTTGTAATCTGCATACACGTCATATAAGTCTAAATCTATGAGATTTTGGCACTTAAAACAAACCTTAACTTCTGTTGCGGATCTCTATTATAACATTTTTACGCGTTGGATATCTAGACTCGGGAAAATGACATCTGTGGAAAGCGTGCGTGTGCATTTCTTGTTTCAAGCGTGAATCATTCTGAAATTCTACAATTTGTTAAGCCAAATCCCAATGCATGTTCGAGTTTCAAGTGACGTACACTATAGACAGACAGGTTTATTAttgtcaattgcaatcaatcaaTGGAGTAATTAGACTAAGAAGCTCCATGATACAAGTTCCTGCAAATCCTATTCACCTTGTAGATCATTAAACCTTATACAAACATTTAGGTGATGAAGTGCCAGATGCCATTTTAGTAGTTGAATTGATAATTCTCGAGCTAGGAGTTTAGATTCTAGGATTGATAGCTTGACGACTCAATCTGGCTGGCCATAATAATAATTGATTCTAGAAATTCTcaccaaaaatcaaaatgcatttaTTAATCTGTCTTCGAATTGTTTCTACAACTCCTCCTGGCTACGCTATCAAAGATTACAGTATTTTACTCCTTTGTCATCAAATACTAAACCATTCCTTACATATTGTGTTGAGAATGGCAGATTTCTTGCATATGTTGAAGGAGTAttctgattaaaaaaaaaaaattcggaacATCAGGTGTAATGTAATGCACACTTTTTCTATCAGCATGGATAAAAAGGTACCAGATAGATTGCTTCGTTGAAAAGATACAAGATTTTTACATTTAGCACACATATATTTTCCTCACGCAGCGAGATGATCGATTTCATTCAACTTTCACATGAATAATATGGTTTAGATCAGTGGCAGAATTAAAACCTAAATGTTAGGGGTGAAATCTCTTTGACAAATGCATTTCTATAAAgattgaaaacaaaataatttttagtagtcattgaagccaaaattaaGAGACCTTCACATTGTATCTATTCCGGTAATGGTAGTTTAAATTTTCATCAATAggacaaaaagtaaatgaaggagttcaacaaaaaaaaaatagtgaggGCAATATGGAGGCTAAAGggagttttgaaaatttaagGGGATGCAAACtaaaaaatttaacttttaccAACCAAATTTGCAATTGCTCACCTTTGGCTATAAGATGGCTCCGCCCAGAGTTTGGGATATCTACGTCTCTTAACCTGTCTTAAGATTCAATTCGACATTTACATGTTTATaattcaaatcaagttcataCCAAATTTTCATATGCTaatgagatattttggccaaGAGGATTTAACCAGTGACAAGTCATTGGAGATTACACTATATAAGGTCTCATTTTGGGTAGAAACTAAAACCCGATCTCTACAAGTAATCAAGGGAAATTCTTTTGTAGATGATGCGACAATCGATAGCACTATCCGAACTGTGCACCAGGGGTGGTCTCGAACTGAGAGGAACCGAACCGGTACCGATGGGACAATTCCAAACTGACCTGCAAAAGAGTAAACAGCGGGGCTAGCTCCCCATTGTGACTCCGACGATTAAGTCAGTTATGGCTACAAGTAAAATAATGGTGCTGTttactgtagatggcgtaccttaCTTTATCCCGTCGTGTGGTATTTATAAAGTCCTCAGCAGTTGTTTCCTTGTGGAATTATGAGCTCTACTAGGGTACTAGTGGTGGATTCCTTTTTGGACTCTACCTCCGGTCTTATCCCAAGGGGTCAAGGATCATCGGCCATTCAGCCTACTCATGGAGAGGCGGTGGTCGTGCTCGAACTGACCTCCCTGTCAGTTCGAATAGgcatgtccgaactgacacgtgtTAGTGGCGGATTGGCTCCTCCACAGTAGATGTATTCACAAATGGCGAAACTCAAAGCCACCCTGCTGCAGGTATTAGATGTGGCCGGTATCTAATGGCTAACCCCAATCATGGAACGACCTAAATCAGGTTGTGAGCCTTTagtttaaaaatgtattattCTTTACTACAATTGCGTTAAGTTTGTGAAATAGCATTTAAAGTACTTGTGCTTCATAGCAGTCTGCAAGTCGTGCCAAAGAAATGCTAAGGACTAAATTCTCAGATGAAAGATTAACAAATGGAAATGTTGAAAAAGTACTCAAGAATTAAATAAATCCTTCTGAAAAAGTGTAAGGGCCTTTAAGATTAATATAACCATGTCTTCTGTACCTTTTACACTAGTAATGTACGTTTTACAGCCTCACATGACTATGAAAACCGCGAGCTTGAGTATTGAATTTGAAGGAAAACCTCAAGAAATGTCGTACGTGGATTTTTAGACatttgatcaaagaaaaaaaaaaaagatataaagaACTAGCAAGTTGTACATTACCTGCAACAAAACTGTTGTGGGACGATCACAAAGATTGGAGTGCCAATTAGTTCAGCCTCAAGTTCATCAATAATTACAATGTAATTGTGTATAAAGGTGTCTCAGGGACAATGACTACATCATTGGATACCTGTTCCTCACTCGGATGTCTTTAGGTGCTGTTTGGATTgccaatttttttgaaaaaaattttgaaatattttctcgACATATttcttaatcactttttttttttatctcgcaTAAATAGTATGTACATCATCTCGCTAAACTATATTTTTCTGCAAAAATCCTCAAAAACTCTGATCCAAACGGGCAGTATGGCATGATTTTCCCATGGTACTTAGACTGTGTTATAAACAGTAGTCATAACAAGGTTGTCCCAATGCCCCTATGTATCATCCATCACCAAACATATTATATATGCATAAGCTCACTCAACCACACAAAACATAGCTTTTAGATCGAACCCTTTTGATCATTCTTAGTGAAATAAAGACTCCAAAGGCAAGCATGAGCAGACGTGAGAGCTACGGTGGTGGTCAGAGTTCTTTAGGCTATCTCTTTGGTTCCGATGATAAGAAGAAAGATACTGCACCAACAGCCACACCAGTAGTTTTTGCTCCGCCATATGGGATCGACACCGGTGAGGAGGAGAAGCCACCAGACAATCCTTCAGCGTCGTCTAAAGGAAATGTCTCTGGAGACCCAAAGAGATCACCTAAAGACCTCAATTCCGGAAAGAGCATTACTGTGAGTTACCATGTTTAGTGTATTAAATTGGCTCAGATGTATTGTGTGACATaaaaacaattttttattttttttgcaagTAGCAGTCTAAATTGGTGCCTTACCTTTCAGATTCGGCCTTCAACAAAGGTGAAATCAGTTCCAGGTGGAGATTCAAGCCTTGGCTACTTGTTTGGAGATAAGTCATGATACTTTCTTCATGGACAAAGTTAGAAAAACTTTTAAGTATGGCAGTGGTCTGCGATGGTTGACCAATTAAGTCAATAATGGAATCCAGCAAGTTGTACTTTGCTGTTTGTGCATTGCTTGTGTCTGATCCTCCTATGGATGTTTACAGTGTGTTTGTGTGCAAACTGATGAAGTTTAGTCagggtttctagggtttactatGTGTGAGGTTCTTAATTACATGGAAAATTACTAAAAAGAACGAAGTTAGGGTTTAAATTGTATCAATGCTTGGGTATTATCATGCACTTTAATAAGAGCTCGTGCTTTTATTTGTCCTAAGTTCCTAATAGCAAAATTTGGTAAGGATTAAACAAATGGTTTCTACTTTGTGATCAGTTGTCAGTGCTATGTCTATTTTATGTATTAGCAGATGTGAGAAGTCCTTGGAGTAATATACTACTCAATTTAGTATATAAAGTATGGGAGTTCAGACCATTGATGTGCACTCGAAAAAGTTTTTCAGACAAAATTTCTGCATGTCTCTCTTCGACATTCCCATTATGCGCTTGCAATCTTTTGGCATTAGAATTAGGTTGACTCCTGCAAAAGCGAGGAGCAAAGACTAAAACTGCCTTAGTCTACTTGAAATACCTGCAGATAACGCATATTTGTCTAGAACCAAATTAATGGATCTCCATATAAGAGAATGAAACAGCTGGAGTCTTGACGTTTTCCCTTGATTAAATGAAAGCAGAGCAATTCAAGAACTGAAAGCAGCCTAATTTAAGATTAAAGAGATTCAGACTTGCTCAATTCAAACAGCTTGAACTTAAATCAAAGTtcacagatttgggttgatacTGGCTCTGCTATTATACTAGAGTCGTATGTGGCTTAaagatacttttttttttttcaatgaaattcaCTTTACAGTCCTTGAAGGTAGGATAGCTCTTTTGATCATATCTTTGGTGATCTTTCATTCAAATTGACAGGGGTCCTAGACTCTATCAAAATATTCTCCCTATTCACAAACCAGGCTTCCTAGTTTAGTGAGATCAATGCACCATCACTACCAAACTCTGAAGCATTTCTTAGTTCTTTTTTAAGACTGCATAAACCCTTTTGTAAGAAATCTCATTTCTACATTATTTAAGATCAAAGAACTTCATTTTTCATCCTCCAAAATCATAACTTCCCCTAAAGGAGAAGACATGGATGTGGGCTTGTGCTGTAGAGGCCAAATTAATCATCGTATGCAATATTGTCTGGCCAACTGTGGAGATAAGGCTTGCATGGTTTAACATGCAAGGCTTCCAAATTTTAAAGAATGCAACAAATTCGCAGGTGGTGGTGATAGTTAGATCATGGCATTTTATATATCCTGATATTACTCGTGGCTATCATTGGTTAAAAGCAAAGCTTAAACACAAAGCTATGTGCGTAGCTGGAACGCCCTATATGGCCATGGAGTAGGACCAAATTAGCAAAaggtgatttggtgaaatttgtCTGGAGCTTATCGTCTTATCTCATTAAACCACTCCTGCATCATGAGGTTAAAGTAAATAACAAAAAGGCGTATCCTGAGTTATTGCGATAAATCATTCATGTATTAACAGCTTGCTAATTGATGGAAACCTCATAGGCTACTTATTCTAAGTGGTTGCATGTCGATAGATTAACTTTCACCTTCCTAGGATGCATTTTAGCGAAAGAGTCAAGGCTCTATGTTTTGCTAGCTTACTACGGCACTCTCGGGAGATTAACAGATGTCATTGTGTATTTAAATAAAAGGATTGTAAGTCTGAGTCTACTAATATCTTAAAATGCAGCACAAGGGATGCGGGGCATCAATAAGTCTTTGTGCCAGtttcaaaagcaattaaatttctCATTGAAGCCGTAATGTGAAGAACTCTAGTTGTTAACTAAGATTTCTCAGCTCATGCCGTCAACACTGAAACATATTGGAAACCTAATTCTTTGGCAGAAGGAAACATTAGTCCATTTGCTTTTTTCGTCCTTAGTGCAAGAACTTcctaaccccaaaaaaaaaacaaaaagaaatccTTAATGAGATTGGTACGATTTATAGAACTTTTGATTGAGCAACTTATAAAGCGTGGCGGACCAATATGGTCCGTCCTCCTTTCATCAATAACAATTTCTTGATTCAGCCTCGGCCGCCATCCAAATGAATTAATAGTGTGATGAGTATCGtcctttcaaatttttatttttcgttAATGCTAGATTTGTATTGGCATGAAACTTGGGATCTAAAAGTCTCACCAGTTGAGTTTCATTTAGTCCGACCCgttaatataatttttctacCATCTAGTATAAATTCATACAAATTTTGAAGCAATCAAAAAATTTGTAAACTCATGCAATTAAATGGTGTAAAATCTACGAGTACGCCGGAACTGTACGAATGTATATCAAATATTGTAAACAAAAATTACAGCAGGCGGACCGAATTAGGCGGAACCCAAAGAGAAAGAGACCATTACTTTGAACTTCGTTGAGAAAATTACAACGATACGCAGAAAAGAAAAGTGGTCGGGCTTGTCCAGTACCCGACAAGCATGAGCGGTTCAAAGGAGTGGGCTCACTTCATGGGCTCTAAAACTCTCATGGTAGCTTGCCCCCTCCTAAAAGAAGGCAGAATGAGCAATAGCTGAAATTGTCAAACAGATCCTTGAAACCCGTTATGGTACAAAGAAAGCCCGTTATCATAACTCATAACAGCAAATCCTTGCAGCCCATTGTGGTGGTGAAGGGAAGTAGAGCAGAAAATAGAAACTGTTTCCTTTAGTCGTACCTGTTACCACTTCGAATCTCTGACAACGAATGAACAGAATCTAAGGAAACTGAAACCCATTTGTCACTCGTGCGTTTTTAAACCCCTAACCTTAATAAACTCATGGCAACCCAACCCTAAGCTTATTGAGCAAAAATTTGCTAGATCTTggttgattttttgttttggaaaaaaaaaaaagatttgcacTTGATTTTCAGGGGGCTAGAGGCTGTGTTTTAATTGACCCATGGCAAATTGGTGCGAGCTCCAATATGACATGCTGGAAGTTATTGCACAGCACCTCACCAAGATTGAAGACTACGTGGCTTTCGGTGCAGTTTGCACCTCATGGCGAGCTGCGGCGgcaaacaagaagaagaatttTAGAGGGATTCCGTTATGGAAGCAGATTCCTTGTCTCATGGTTGCTGCAAAAGATGAAAACGATGTCGGTGATCGGGAGTTCTACAGTTTGCTGGAGAATGAAGTTGTGGCCAAAGTGAATCTACCAAAACTTAAAGGTAAGAGGTGTCTGGAATCGTTCGGATGGTTATTAGTTATAGAAGAAAAAGGGGACATGAGTTTGCTGAATCCCTTCTCGTCGGGTCCCGAAATTCCGTTACCCAACCAGAATACTGTTCCAGGGTACGATCGCTATGAACCCGATGCGTTTATTTTCGTGGAAAAGTTCGCGTTGTCTGCAAGGCCAAGCGAGGCCGAGGAGGAGGACTATGTGgtaatgctcatttgtggatcCGTTAGATTCTTGGCATTCTGGAAGCCAGGGGACCAAAGCTGGAACAGAGTTGTGCTGCGAGTGTCTGTATACAGCGACGTCACCTATTACAACGGCCAAATCTATGCAGTTGATAAGAAGGGAAATGTTGTGGTTTGCAACCCCAAGATTAATGGAGAAGCTAGGATTCTTGCTACTTTATGCTATCGCTTTTGGTACCTCAAGCAGTTATACATTGCAGAATCTGAGAGGGAGGAGTCGCTCCTGGTCGTTACTAGAGATAATTTCCCCTTTTTTGACGACGACGCGGAAGACCGTGAGCCTAGGTACGGCACTGCTGAATTTAAGGTTTTTGAGCTGGATTTATcggcaggaggaagaggaggaggacAAGGGGGGTCATGGTCATCATCTCGATTGTGTTTGAAAGAAATCAAGAGCTTGGGAAACAGAGCGCTTTTTCTTGGCCATAGTGCTACAGTTTCGTTTGAGGTCCCTTCAAATGGTAAACTAGCCCCAGgaatcaaacccaatcatatATACTTCACAGACGATTGCTGGTTGGGATACGGCGCCACTGCAGGAGGTGGAGGCAAAGACATGGGTGTCTACAACATGGAAACAGGAACCGTCGAGCCCTTTTACCATGCCCCT
It includes:
- the LOC113704168 gene encoding protein SPIRAL1-like 5; translated protein: MSRRESYGGGQSSLGYLFGSDDKKKDTAPTATPVVFAPPYGIDTGEEEKPPDNPSASSKGNVSGDPKRSPKDLNSGKSITIRPSTKVKSVPGGDSSLGYLFGDKS
- the LOC113705014 gene encoding putative F-box protein At5g55150, with the translated sequence MANWCELQYDMLEVIAQHLTKIEDYVAFGAVCTSWRAAAANKKKNFRGIPLWKQIPCLMVAAKDENDVGDREFYSLLENEVVAKVNLPKLKGKRCLESFGWLLVIEEKGDMSLLNPFSSGPEIPLPNQNTVPGYDRYEPDAFIFVEKFALSARPSEAEEEDYVVMLICGSVRFLAFWKPGDQSWNRVVLRVSVYSDVTYYNGQIYAVDKKGNVVVCNPKINGEARILATLCYRFWYLKQLYIAESEREESLLVVTRDNFPFFDDDAEDREPRYGTAEFKVFELDLSAGGRGGGQGGSWSSSRLCLKEIKSLGNRALFLGHSATVSFEVPSNGKLAPGIKPNHIYFTDDCWLGYGATAGGGGKDMGVYNMETGTVEPFYHAPKVLSYICPSAWITPNF